One window of the Conexibacter sp. SYSU D00693 genome contains the following:
- a CDS encoding ester cyclase: MTTSAAAATFDPRAEEVALRAIAVMARDPADPEFDRVVHPACVNHEAKDEPPAARGTGPAAVRATAAWLQAAYAELRWDVHEVVAERDIVAIHCTMSGRHVGDFVTYDAAGQVAEVFPPTGATFATTQTHWFRVADGQMVEHWANRDDLGTAKQLGWVPPTPRYLARMALGRRRARRAAGKAT; the protein is encoded by the coding sequence ATGACCACCTCAGCAGCCGCTGCCACCTTCGACCCCCGCGCCGAGGAGGTCGCGCTCCGGGCCATCGCGGTCATGGCGCGTGATCCGGCCGACCCCGAGTTCGACCGTGTCGTCCACCCGGCGTGCGTCAACCACGAGGCCAAGGACGAGCCGCCGGCGGCCCGCGGCACCGGGCCCGCCGCCGTCCGCGCCACCGCCGCGTGGTTGCAGGCGGCCTACGCCGAGCTGCGGTGGGACGTCCACGAGGTCGTCGCTGAGCGCGACATCGTCGCGATCCACTGCACCATGTCGGGGCGCCACGTCGGGGACTTCGTCACCTACGACGCCGCGGGTCAGGTGGCCGAGGTCTTCCCGCCCACGGGCGCGACGTTCGCCACGACCCAGACCCACTGGTTCCGGGTGGCCGACGGGCAGATGGTCGAGCACTGGGCCAACCGGGACGACCTCGGCACGGCCAAGCAGCTCGGCTGGGTCCCTCCCACGCCGCGGTACCTGGCGCGCATGGCGCTCGGGAGGCGCCGCGCTCGCCGCGCCGCCGGCAAGGCCACCTGA
- a CDS encoding cytochrome P450: protein MAATLSPVAAPAPPGPRGAEGALWLGRLARDPWSTPAKLLARYGDVVRLPVPFTEVVLLGHPDHIAHVNLKAADRYERAPMVTETMRVQGSPHHASWFDGDDAEWERGRKLLQPHFTQKALTQLGALFTEAVVDEVDSWARAADTGEPFDLTDPLKELALAVLYNGMFSQRIAPEEMPGLLHDLDERMLATTARTAMSPLPSWIPRPLDRRGGPADDRLDDYLRGIIERRRAAPIDRVDLLNVLLEATYDDGTPLEDHKIRTEMLFLVIGGHETTAAALAWTFALLATHPGVADRLRDEVDALGDEAVGPQHMARLPFVTACFDEAARLQGGLVFNPKRAVEDDEIGGLRIARGTTVLHSNLALHRDPRFWGADAGAFRPDRWLGDDPPPHAVFQNFGRGRRMCLGKRLAYIEAVLTLATAFQRYRFEAPPGWAPEHHYRMSMGVKGGVPLKLWRR from the coding sequence GTGGCCGCCACGCTCTCCCCCGTCGCCGCGCCGGCGCCTCCCGGTCCGCGGGGCGCCGAGGGCGCGCTGTGGCTCGGGCGCCTGGCGCGCGACCCGTGGTCCACGCCGGCCAAGCTGCTCGCGCGCTACGGCGACGTCGTCCGGCTGCCCGTGCCGTTCACGGAGGTCGTCCTGCTCGGCCACCCCGACCACATCGCGCATGTGAACCTCAAGGCGGCCGACCGCTACGAGCGCGCGCCGATGGTCACCGAGACGATGCGCGTGCAGGGCTCGCCGCACCACGCGTCGTGGTTCGACGGCGACGACGCCGAGTGGGAGCGCGGGCGCAAGCTCCTGCAGCCGCACTTCACGCAGAAGGCCCTGACGCAGCTCGGCGCGCTGTTCACCGAAGCCGTCGTCGACGAGGTCGACTCGTGGGCCCGCGCCGCGGACACCGGCGAGCCGTTCGACCTGACCGACCCGCTGAAGGAGCTCGCGCTGGCGGTCCTCTACAACGGGATGTTCTCCCAGCGCATCGCTCCCGAGGAGATGCCGGGGCTCCTGCACGACCTCGACGAGCGGATGCTGGCGACCACCGCGCGCACCGCGATGTCGCCGCTGCCGTCGTGGATCCCGCGGCCGCTGGACCGTCGCGGCGGGCCCGCCGACGACCGCCTCGACGACTACCTGCGCGGGATCATCGAGCGCCGCCGGGCCGCGCCGATCGACCGGGTCGACCTCCTCAACGTCCTGCTCGAGGCCACCTACGACGACGGCACGCCGCTCGAGGACCACAAGATCCGCACTGAGATGCTCTTCCTCGTCATCGGCGGCCACGAGACGACGGCCGCCGCGCTGGCCTGGACCTTCGCGCTGCTGGCGACGCACCCGGGCGTGGCCGACCGGCTGCGCGACGAGGTCGACGCGCTCGGCGACGAGGCGGTCGGCCCGCAGCACATGGCACGGCTGCCGTTCGTCACCGCGTGCTTCGACGAGGCCGCGCGACTGCAGGGCGGCCTGGTCTTCAACCCCAAGCGCGCCGTCGAGGACGACGAGATCGGCGGCTTGCGCATCGCGCGCGGCACCACCGTCCTGCACTCGAACCTCGCGCTGCACCGCGACCCGCGCTTCTGGGGGGCCGACGCCGGTGCCTTCCGTCCCGACCGCTGGCTCGGCGACGACCCGCCGCCCCACGCGGTCTTCCAGAACTTCGGCCGCGGCAGGCGGATGTGCCTGGGCAAGCGCCTGGCCTACATCGAGGCGGTCCTCACGCTCGCGACGGCGTTCCAGCGCTACCGCTTCGAGGCGCCGCCGGGCTGGGCGCCCGAGCATCACTACCGGATGTCGATGGGCGTCAAGGGCGGGGTGCCGCTGAAGCTGTGGCGTCGCTAG
- a CDS encoding LuxR C-terminal-related transcriptional regulator, producing MTVVVADHTGALARTLTAAIRCRSADEALDLLRRHRGDRLLVHGDLPSEDGLALAGRAQALRVTVVLALADPDADRLAAALRTGVRVVVDVAAPAGLLVTAFEAAARGDLLVAPALRGALDLLLEGGGADPFGRLSVREREVLCHLAGGADQARVATRLGLARKTVRHHVASARRKLGVADEAAAVRIARRGGLRLGGPGRPPEKIRVRP from the coding sequence ATGACGGTCGTCGTCGCGGATCACACCGGCGCCCTGGCCCGCACGCTGACGGCGGCGATCCGCTGCAGGTCGGCCGACGAGGCGCTGGACCTCCTGCGCCGCCACCGCGGCGACCGCCTGCTGGTGCACGGCGACCTGCCGTCCGAGGACGGCCTCGCACTCGCCGGCCGTGCCCAAGCGCTGCGGGTCACCGTCGTCCTGGCGCTGGCCGATCCCGACGCCGACCGTCTCGCCGCCGCCCTGCGCACGGGCGTGCGGGTCGTCGTCGACGTCGCGGCGCCGGCCGGTCTGCTCGTGACGGCGTTCGAGGCGGCGGCCCGTGGAGACCTGCTCGTCGCCCCCGCCTTGCGTGGCGCCCTGGACCTCCTCCTCGAGGGCGGCGGCGCCGACCCGTTCGGGCGGCTCTCCGTGCGCGAGCGAGAGGTCCTCTGCCACCTCGCCGGCGGCGCCGACCAGGCGCGGGTGGCGACCCGCCTCGGGCTGGCGCGCAAGACGGTGCGCCACCACGTCGCCAGTGCCCGCCGGAAGCTCGGTGTGGCCGACGAGGCGGCCGCCGTCCGCATCGCGCGCCGCGGCGGGTTGCGCCTCGGCGGTCCGGGGCGGCCGCCGGAGAAGATCAGGGTCCGCCCCTGA
- a CDS encoding RNA polymerase sigma factor: MPRLLDPDALPRHLDRLHRAAWAMTGDPVDADDLVQETCARVLARPRMVQPEDEVGYLLSALRNTFVSRWRSASRRAEVVGIPEGLEAADHAGAEALEDRVRAREVLSWIAELPDALAAPLVAVDVAGLSIPEAAAALDVGKRETHVRLLRARAAIGPRLRPRGMAATA; encoded by the coding sequence ATGCCTCGCCTCCTCGACCCGGACGCGCTGCCGCGCCACCTCGATCGGCTGCATCGTGCCGCATGGGCGATGACGGGAGACCCCGTCGACGCGGACGACCTCGTGCAGGAGACCTGTGCCCGGGTCCTCGCGCGGCCGCGGATGGTCCAGCCCGAGGACGAGGTCGGCTACCTGCTGAGCGCGCTGCGCAACACGTTCGTCTCCCGGTGGCGCAGCGCGAGCCGTCGCGCCGAGGTCGTCGGGATCCCCGAGGGCCTCGAGGCGGCCGATCACGCCGGTGCCGAGGCGCTCGAGGACCGTGTCCGTGCGCGCGAGGTCCTCAGCTGGATCGCGGAGCTGCCGGACGCGCTCGCCGCACCGCTCGTGGCCGTCGACGTCGCGGGCCTCAGCATCCCGGAGGCGGCGGCCGCCCTCGACGTCGGCAAGCGCGAGACGCACGTGCGCCTCCTGCGCGCGCGGGCCGCGATCGGGCCCAGGCTCCGTCCTCGCGGCATGGCGGCCACCGCATGA
- a CDS encoding bifunctional 2-polyprenyl-6-hydroxyphenol methylase/3-demethylubiquinol 3-O-methyltransferase UbiG, giving the protein MEPAWYETFFTHLPNEFWRRAAPGAGAAEDVTFFLERFGITAPARVVDVPCGSGRHCLALAARGHRVTGYDLSAEAIEHARALAAQTGLDVALRRAEMRQVPQDGAADLALCLGNSIGYLPERELRVFLGALAGAVRPGGGLGFDFNATAESVLPDHDGAPRTMVAGDIEVTASASYDAPRSRLLSHYRFVQGSRTEEATAVHHVYTCAHLVALVEDAGFTDVECFDGVSTAPFGLGSGRLVVTAVRR; this is encoded by the coding sequence ATGGAGCCCGCCTGGTACGAGACCTTCTTCACGCACCTGCCGAACGAGTTCTGGCGGCGCGCCGCCCCGGGGGCAGGAGCCGCGGAGGACGTCACCTTCTTCCTCGAGCGCTTCGGCATCACCGCGCCGGCCCGGGTCGTCGACGTCCCGTGCGGGAGCGGCCGGCACTGCCTTGCGCTCGCCGCGCGCGGTCACCGGGTCACGGGCTACGACCTCTCGGCCGAGGCGATCGAGCACGCCCGGGCGCTGGCTGCGCAGACGGGCCTGGACGTCGCCCTCCGTCGCGCCGAGATGCGGCAGGTCCCCCAGGACGGCGCTGCCGACCTCGCGCTGTGCCTGGGCAACTCGATCGGCTACCTGCCCGAGCGTGAGCTCCGCGTGTTCCTCGGGGCCCTCGCGGGGGCCGTGCGCCCCGGCGGCGGACTCGGGTTCGACTTCAACGCGACCGCCGAGTCGGTCCTGCCCGACCACGACGGCGCGCCGCGGACGATGGTCGCCGGCGACATCGAGGTCACGGCATCCGCCTCCTACGACGCGCCCCGCAGCCGGCTGCTCAGCCACTACCGCTTCGTGCAGGGCAGCCGCACCGAGGAGGCGACGGCCGTGCACCACGTCTACACCTGTGCGCACCTCGTCGCCCTCGTCGAGGACGCCGGGTTCACGGACGTGGAGTGCTTCGACGGCGTCAGCACCGCCCCGTTCGGCCTGGGGTCCGGGCGCCTCGTCGTCACGGCGGTCCGGCGCTGA
- a CDS encoding phosphotransferase produces MASLGAVARTAPTLARVVALAAGDRLRGVPAGADAVTPAWLSSVLGADVVAVEPAGGSSGTTDRRRLRIRYGARDAPAGGLPDTVFTKSAPSVRQRITQAITGPVEARFYRDLRPRLDLEAPVAFGSVWDERRMTSLVVLEDLVATKGATFLDPTTRVDRGEAEQVVVALARLHRAFAGEAPTGLRTYPDLWATAHGLANIERYFLRCFDQAGDLIHPALAGQGPRAWRAMLASVDAHRSLPATVIHGDVHLGNWYRTADGRMGLSDWQVVGVAHGSRDLAYAIASMLTIEDRRAWDDDLLALYAHEVGGDVDELRRLFRGQLWGALGFWAPTYSPPRLMPSDMQPREVSGEMLRRITTACADHGAFGAVGV; encoded by the coding sequence GTGGCGTCGCTAGGCGCGGTCGCCCGGACCGCGCCGACGCTCGCGCGCGTCGTCGCCCTTGCGGCGGGGGACCGCCTGCGTGGCGTGCCGGCGGGTGCCGACGCCGTCACGCCGGCGTGGCTGTCCTCGGTGCTCGGGGCGGACGTCGTGGCGGTCGAGCCGGCCGGCGGCTCCTCGGGCACGACCGACCGCCGGCGCCTGCGCATCCGGTACGGCGCGCGCGACGCGCCCGCCGGCGGGCTTCCGGACACCGTCTTCACCAAGTCCGCCCCCTCGGTGCGCCAGCGCATCACGCAGGCCATCACCGGCCCGGTCGAGGCGCGCTTCTACCGCGACCTGCGCCCGCGGCTCGACCTCGAGGCACCGGTCGCGTTCGGCAGCGTCTGGGACGAGCGCCGGATGACCTCGCTCGTGGTGCTCGAGGACCTCGTGGCCACCAAGGGCGCGACGTTCCTCGACCCGACGACCCGCGTCGACCGCGGCGAGGCCGAGCAGGTCGTCGTCGCCCTCGCACGGCTGCACCGGGCGTTCGCCGGCGAGGCACCGACCGGGCTCAGGACCTACCCGGACCTCTGGGCCACCGCCCACGGCCTGGCCAACATCGAGCGCTACTTCCTGCGCTGCTTCGACCAGGCCGGCGACCTCATCCACCCCGCCCTCGCCGGGCAGGGCCCTCGCGCCTGGCGCGCCATGCTCGCCAGCGTCGACGCCCACCGCTCCCTGCCGGCCACCGTCATCCACGGCGACGTCCACCTCGGCAACTGGTACCGCACCGCCGACGGCCGCATGGGCCTCAGCGACTGGCAGGTCGTCGGCGTCGCCCACGGCTCCCGCGACCTCGCCTACGCGATCGCCTCGATGCTCACCATCGAGGACCGCCGGGCGTGGGACGACGACCTGCTCGCGCTCTACGCCCACGAGGTGGGCGGCGACGTCGACGAGCTCCGCCGGCTCTTCCGCGGCCAGCTCTGGGGCGCCCTCGGCTTCTGGGCGCCGACCTACTCGCCGCCGCGGCTCATGCCGTCCGACATGCAGCCGCGGGAGGTCAGCGGCGAGATGCTGCGGCGGATCACGACGGCGTGTGCGGACCACGGGGCGTTCGGGGCCGTCGGCGTCTGA
- a CDS encoding N-acetyltransferase codes for MPERTDSSTTTTPVRPMRPDEGPEVAGLLALALRDDPFIRWIAAGDHARATRWMSAGLRMAQHRGLVLVDDGLAGAAVLMGPGAMPLPMRENAALLPALLRAVGARRVPGVLRALTRLEAAQPPEPHWTGLVLGVHPALQGTGVGRAIIEAALARTSRDRVGTYLEVCAGGPHALYRRFGFTRHATVDAGAGAPVMETMWRPA; via the coding sequence ATGCCTGAGCGCACCGACAGCTCCACGACGACGACGCCGGTCCGGCCCATGCGCCCCGACGAGGGCCCCGAGGTGGCCGGCCTGCTCGCGCTGGCGCTGCGCGACGACCCCTTCATCCGCTGGATCGCCGCGGGTGACCACGCCCGTGCCACCCGCTGGATGTCGGCCGGGCTGCGCATGGCCCAGCACCGCGGGCTCGTGCTCGTCGACGACGGCCTGGCCGGCGCGGCCGTCCTGATGGGCCCCGGGGCGATGCCCCTCCCCATGCGGGAGAACGCCGCGCTGCTGCCGGCCCTCTTGCGGGCGGTCGGCGCTCGCCGCGTCCCGGGCGTCCTGCGCGCCCTGACGAGGCTCGAGGCCGCCCAGCCCCCGGAGCCGCACTGGACCGGGCTCGTGCTCGGCGTCCACCCAGCGCTGCAGGGCACCGGCGTCGGCCGCGCGATCATCGAGGCGGCCCTGGCCCGGACGTCCCGCGACCGGGTGGGGACCTACCTCGAGGTCTGCGCCGGAGGGCCGCACGCGCTCTACCGCCGGTTCGGCTTCACGCGCCACGCGACGGTCGACGCCGGCGCGGGCGCGCCGGTCATGGAGACGATGTGGCGACCGGCGTGA
- a CDS encoding response regulator transcription factor: MAVLGGTPLVRHALEHLVDDDLELVRVIGSADVAVAGGHAVPRGDHGGAVLRLLHEVDGATVARTLREGDRGVLPDSAEPEDVRRAIALVADGLTVVAGELADVLVEQLVRTSGDGGHPFPALTPREREVLAGLARGETNGQIARRLGRATKTVRNHVSSICTKLQVLDRAQAALVARDAGLG, from the coding sequence GTGGCGGTCCTCGGCGGGACGCCCCTGGTGCGCCACGCCCTCGAGCACCTGGTCGACGACGACCTGGAGCTGGTCCGCGTGATCGGCTCCGCGGACGTCGCGGTCGCCGGCGGGCACGCCGTCCCGCGCGGCGACCACGGCGGCGCCGTGCTGCGGCTGCTCCACGAGGTCGATGGTGCGACCGTCGCCCGCACGCTGCGCGAGGGCGACCGGGGTGTGCTGCCCGACAGCGCCGAGCCGGAGGACGTGCGCCGCGCCATCGCCCTCGTCGCCGACGGGCTCACGGTCGTCGCCGGCGAGCTCGCCGACGTGCTCGTCGAACAGCTCGTGCGGACGTCCGGCGACGGGGGCCACCCCTTTCCGGCGCTCACACCACGCGAGCGCGAGGTCCTCGCCGGGCTGGCGCGCGGTGAGACCAACGGCCAGATCGCCCGGCGGCTCGGCCGCGCGACGAAGACCGTGCGCAACCACGTGTCGAGCATCTGCACGAAGCTGCAGGTGCTCGACCGCGCCCAGGCGGCGCTCGTCGCGCGCGACGCCGGCCTGGGCTGA